The stretch of DNA CCAGGACACCCCAGGTTCTGTGCCCTGCATCCAAACACACTCACAGGATTGTGAAGGCTGGcacaggcatacacacacacacacacacacacacacacaaactccccCAAGCATGGAGAAGCCCCGCGCCTTGGCAGCTATGCAGCCCCTGGGAACAGGACCCCTGGGACAGGGCTTGCCGTGCACCCCCgtgcccaccccagccctcccctgcCTGGCCGGCTGGCGGGCTTTAATACAGATGCCAAACTCATAATTGTAACTGAGGGTGACAGGGTCACCTTGAGCCCCAGATGCTCGCGCGGTGACAGATGGCGTTGGCAAACCTGATTAGCAGCCCCCGTGCCAGCGCCTGTGGCACCTGcatcccttgcccctcccccgctcccccagCACTCATTACCCACCCATTACtgggcctggggggcgggggtgggggccggcTGGCACTGCCCAGGAGGGGGCAGGGACTCTGGGGGCCCCCTGGCACTAAGGTTCCCAGCTGGCTCCCCGGCTGGCAGGAGGTGGGCACAGCTGAAGGGGGGTAGCAGGCGCCTCGTGCCTGCCAGAGAGAGGGGTACCTACGGTGCCAGGGCTGAGCTGCCCACTCGGACCCTGCCCGGGCTTTGGCCCAGAaccctggagggaggagggatagTGCGCCCCCTGTGGGCCCGTGcgaccctcccccacccagggccCTTGGAGCCAGGCTTTGGGAGCTGGCGGCCTGGCCTGTTCCCACCCCGCTGTGCAGGCCTGTAGGGTCAGAGGTCACAAGCTCCCACGCCCTGCTGGCCCATCTGTTTCCTCGGGtcccctccttctgctcccctcacCTGGGGCCTTCCTtcctgaggcaggaagagggcTGAGAGGGGCCTggccaccccccccaacccaccccacgCTCCGGGGGGCATTTGGAGGCAACCTTGACAGCGCCACATGTCCCTGCGTCTGTGCCAGACGGGCCCATCTGCTAGGGCCCTGGTTCCAGCCGCCCAGAGCCAGGCTGCCCTCCTGCGCCGCAGACCCTGTACCAGGCTATGGAGGGAGCACCCCTGCTGCCCACACCCCAGCCCAGGGCCACTGCTCCCAGGGAACCCTGGTtggaggaacacacacacacacacacacacacgcacagacacagacacacacacgcacaactGGGCTTGGCCAACCATCACGGTTCCTGTTTAATTCCACACTGTGCATGGGGCTGTATGGAGACTtaaggggctggggctggaggggcagCTGGGATCACATGGTCCTGCCCCTGACTTGGGGAGCCCACGTTTCCCCCCGCGGCTCCATGGGCTTCCCTGCCTTGGTTTCTTGAGGTCCCAAGAATGGGTCATCCCTGTGTCGCCTGCTCTGTGCAGGAGCATCCGTCCTCCCTGTAGCTGGGAGCGTGTCTTCCATTCGATGAGATGGGGTCTGGCCTGGTGGTTAAAATTCGTTGCCTCATGGCCTAGGATTCAAATGCCGGATCTGTCACTTATTGCTGTGTGACCTGAGCAAGTGACTTTGCCTcctagagcctcagtttccttctctgggaaATGGGATGATACCAACCCGTATCTCATTGGGCTGCTCCGAGGAGGACATGAAGTAGTGGGTGTCAAACACTCAGTGCGGGACGGGGCAAACGGAGCGCTCCAAAAGTGTATGCTATGACTGTGAGTGgtccacacccccacacccccagtgAGGATACATCCGGTGTCCCTGGAGCCCTGTCTGGCTGTCCCTGTGTCCCCAGTCTCTTGACCCAGTGCTCATGATCCAGGTCAGCgtcttctgccccccccccatctccccaAGGAGTttgcatctgtgtgtctgtccatcAAGCGCAGATCACGCCTTCGGGCTGCACTGACAGCCTTCAACCAGCACAGTAGATGTCTTCATCCGTCGACGGGAGTCTGGGCGACTCGCCCGACACCACAGGAGGACAGGGGTCCGGCGCTTGCGAGCGGGCACACAGCTGTTGCAGAGGACGAGCGGGGCGGGCTGCGAGCTGGGGATGTAGAGGGAGGAGCAGCGGCCAAAGCAGAGGTGATTGCGGAGGTGAACTGACGAGCAGCCGGGCCGGGAGAGCACCTGGGGCCGGGAAATGGGTCAAGGGCAGCAGAATCTGGGGCCCGAATGGGGAGAATCATCATCCACCCCACCTCTAGAGGCCCGGGCTCTGGTCCTGAATGCTacctcctggctgtgtgactcggagcaagctacttaacctctctggtccTGTTTCCTCCCCTGTGAAACGGTGGAAGTTCAGCCAGGCAAGCAAGAAATCAGTCTTGCCCTTTCAACAGAGAGGAGTACTACAGGGAAGGGCTGATTCTTCCGagaaggagatgaagaggagGTCACTTGGGGATTGGCATCGGAGGAGTCTGCTGCGCCTCCGGGGAGGAGGGATGGCAGGAAGGGGTGGTATTATAGGAGCCTGGGGGGATTTAACAGAAAGCCTTTAGCCCCTTGCTGGGCACACAGTTGGCCTTCAATAAAAGTTCCTCCTGGGGTCCCTTCCAACCTCGTGGCTTTATCAACTCGTCCCCAGATCATGGCCCTTCTCTGTTTAAACCCTGCATTCCTGCCGGCCCTCGACCCCCGCCATGAACCACCCTCCCTTCACTCTGCCCCAGCCGCCCCAGCCTCCTCACTGCTCCTCTGGTACCCCAAACACAAGCCCACCTCTGGCCCGTTGTCCCTGCAGAGCCCTGCACCTGAGCTCCTCCCGACTGAGATCATCCcgactgctccttcctcagaagCACCCCCACAGGAAGTGTCTCTCCCTGGTCTCTATCCCTGCGGCCAGTCTCTTTCTTCACGGGCTGCTAGTAATTGATAGTTCTGTCTCTTTGGATGTTCCTCTCCTagaacataagatacctggaGACAGGGACGTTCTCTGCTTTGTTTATGGCGGGCGGCTCAGCTGGCCCATCGTGCAGAAAGCTGACATTGCTGAGCCCTAACACCAGGCCAGGGCCCGCGCTGCTCACCTTCGGTGAACTCACTCCTCCCACAATGCTCCAGGCCGGAACCTTGGAATCCTCATTTATATATGAGGAGACCAGAGGCTCTGAGCAGTCCCTCCCCTTAATGAAGGGACTGCGAACCCTTAGAAATTCTTTGTGTCATCCTGGGGCAGTTATAGCTCTGGGAGAGGGTACACAGCTGGATCCCAAGCCAGGGGTTCCCTCCGCAGGGTGCAgtgtgcctgcctgcctgcctggggcAACTGAGGCAGGATTCAGGGCAAGGTAGCTGGTCCAAGGCCACGCAGTCACCCTCATGTCACCTGGATTCAGCGaaaatttgctgaatgaataacaAGCCAGGGGGTGCTGGGAACGGATGCCTTGCAGGGCATGGCTCCAAACACCTTGCGTAAATTCATGTCTATTGTTGCAAAGATaggaaatgaggctcagagaagggaagccACTTCCCCCGGGTCACACAGAAATCATTAGTTAAGGCATAACTTGAAGCCAGGTACACCGGGCACCAAAGCTTGTGTTCTAAACACATGGCCTGAGTTCTCACAACACTTACGGAGCAGTGACTGGGTGCCCATACCCATACCTGTCTCGTTCAACTGCCCAGTAGCCCTTAGGGGGCAGAtactatcattcattcattcatttattcattcaacaaacactgagGGGTTATCGTGTGCCTGGCTCTGCTCCCAGGCCTGGAGATGGGGCTACGGAAGCAAACAAGGCATAACATAATCCCTGCCCTATTGGAGCAGACATCCTAGTGAGGGAGACACAATAGATGCAATTTCAAAATCAGTTTTATATGTTAGGTGATGTGTTCCGCAGtgagaaaaaaagcaggaaacaGGCAACAGGGGGGCAGGTgctgcatttttaaatgatgtctGAGTAAAaacctgaaggaggtgagaaaagGAGCCACAGAATGCTCAGGGAGTTGGGAGGGAATGGTAGAGGCAAaagggaacagccagtgcaaaggccctgaggtagctGTGACATTGAATGTGTCCAGATAAAAAGCCAGGTGGCTGGTATGGCAGGAGTGAAGTGGGTGAGGGGCAAGGGCGAGGAAGTGAGAGGCAGAGAGTGCAGGGCCCTGTGGACCTCAGGAAGGACATGGCTTTTGTTCTGGATGAAGTGGGAGCCATGGAGGGTTCTgagtggaggagggaaggaatgtGACTCAGGTATGCGCAGGTGCCCTCTGGCTGTTAAGTGGAAAAATAGACTTGGGTGGGAGACCAGGATGGAGGCAAACCTCATGGTTGGGTAGGAGGAAACTGAGGATAGGAGAAATGCAGATGGATACTGGGCTTGACCCCAGATCTGTGCAGGACCCCAGCTTGTGCCCTCTGCCCATGCTGAAAcaccaccctcccctgcccccacccaccctcacCTGAGTGTAGGGCACAGCCTTGCACATCTCCTGGGCCACTTCCTGCGGGTCCAGTGGCAGAGACACGGTCGGGGCCACCTCCTGCCCATGGTGCTGGCTACCTCTCCCCAGCAGCCCAGTTTTCTGCAGGCCCAAGAAGGCCTTCCAGCTGCTGAGGGCAGAGGACTGTCCCTGGGAACCTAGGGTCCCTTGGCCCAGGGCCCGGGTCTGATTGGTGGCATCCCAGAGCTGAGGTGGGGGCCCCAGGAGTCCAGGCCTCCCGGAGCCCGTGTGAAACCgggccccactgagcaggctcAGGAGAGTGGTCAGCTGGCCGAGGAACATCCGTCCGTCTGTCAGTCAGTCTGggactgggctcagggtcctgggcagtCAACCCTGCTGTCTGGTGAGTGAGTCTCGGCCTTTCAGACCCGCTTTTAATGGCCTGCCCCCAAACTGGGCAGCTCTGGCGGGAGACACCACAGTGGGGAGGAAAATAAACCAAGGCCTGCTggtttcccacccctccccctcagccTGCCAGGGttctgggtgggggctgggtctGTGGGTGGgtgggctgtggggacagggaaAGGCACCACTCGAAACCCAGGGGCTCTGGGGCACAATGCCTGGAGGTTGGGGGGGAAGGGAGCTTCTTCTCCGGTCCAGGGCACCCTCCCTCCAGAGGGCAAAACCAGTCATCCCAGCCAGGCCTCCCAGTGGCAGCCTCAGCATTGCAACTTTCTGGCTGTGCGACCCCCTCAGCCATGCTGGGCCCCAGCTTCCTCTACTGTTACAGAGATCCTTGTGTTATGAACACTTCCTACCTGGGCAGGTGGGATCCTTCAGGTAAACAGCTTAGAGCAGAGGCTGATACACTGTAGAACTACAAGTAAACTATGATGAACATCTCTAGAGCTGCTTTTTCTTTAGCACCTATTAGAGGCCAGGCATAACTCTGAGCCCTGGAGATCCGGGGGAGGGGGCGTGGGAGGGTGGGGGCAAGACAGAAATGGGTCCTCACTATGCATTTGACATTTCAGTGTAGAAAACAGGTTCAGAAAACAGACAAAGATTCCAGAGGCTCCGGTGTAAAGAAGTTATTTAAATAGGATGTGCCTTACAGGTGTCAGGGCGGGGCCTTCTGCCCTCAgggtggtcagagaaggcctcccagaggaggtgacatttttGCAGAGCCTTGAGCTGCTGTTGGAAGTGGTGGGAACAgcctggtggggggtggaggcTGGAGGGCTGGAAACACAGAAAGAGGCTGGGAGCCGCGTCCCAGGCTTTGGAGCCCCGGGGATGCCTGGGGGTGGGGTCGGGGACTCGGAGACAGGCCCTGGCACCTCCGTGGCCCGTATTTCGCACCCAGGCGAGGAGCTGCCCGCGGCAGGGCCGTGAGAAGCGGCAAACCCGGTCCTTCCCGCGCCCCGCGGAGCTGCGGAGGGCGATGGGGCGCGCTCGCCCTCTGGCGGTAGCTCTCGGGACTGCGCGGCGGCCGCGCCCAGGCTGTCTACCTTCAGGATGCCCCCACCTGGCCACAGGTGCAAGGGGGCTTCCCGCTCACCCCGCTACATGCGAGCTCCTCAGTGTCCCCCAAGCCGCCCTCTCGCTGTCCTCCAGATCCAGCTGATGGCAGCTCCTGCCAGGAGCCAAAGACGCAAAGTTTGGAGCCCTGCTGACCCCTCTTTCTCTgacgcccccctcccctccatctgATATGACGGCAAGTCCCGTCCGCTTCAGAGTCTACCTAGAATCCATCTACTTCTCACTCCTCTCTTCGTTCCCCCACCCGGACACAGCCATTATGTCCCACTTGAACCAATACTGTCCCTCCACAGTGGTGCTCCAGCTACACCCGCCCCCACGCCTCTCCCCCAAGTCTGTTGCCTCCACAGCAGCCAGAAGGCGCCGGTGAATACTTGTGTCCAGGCATTTCTCTCCTCTGCGCAGAACCTTCCAAGGCTCCCACTTCACCCAGGGTAACAGCCCAAGTCCTCACGGCAGTCCAGCGATGTCTTTCTGTCCCTTCCTATCACCACTATCTCAACCTCAGCTTTCCTATCCTCTCCCCCTTTCTCACTCCCTCCAGCCACAGGGGGCCTCCTTGCTGTTccccagactcaccaggcataaTCCCATAATACTACCCAGTGGTACAGGGCTAAGGAAGCTCCTTTGTACCTGGAAATATaaccaagaaaaaataattttaaaaaactcagaaCTGGATGTCTagttgtgcctgggtggctcagtccttaagtgtctgccttcggctcaggtcatgatcctaggatcctgggattgagccccaagtccggggtccctgctcagcggagagcctgcttctgcctctccgtggtgctctgcctacttgtgctctcaatctgtcaaatgaacagatctctaaaaaaaaacaaaaacaaaaacaaactagatATCTATTGTGTGCTGACCTtttgagggagaaggacaagaatTTACAGCTATGTGTTACTTGTATTTGCATTTGAATTTCCATGTTGAAAAGAGCAGCAGcttttgttttggggaagggCTTCACTTTAGAGTTTAAAcattgcagagagagaggaggaagcaggctccctgctgagcagagagcccgatgtgggactcgatcccaggaccttgggatcatgacccaagccgaaggcagaggctttaacccactgagccacccaggtgcccctagagtttaAACATTGCTTTGGggatgtctgtgtggctcagttggttagagttcccactcctgatctcagctcaggtcttgatctcaaggtcttaaGTTCAAGTCCACCATGGGCTAAACACTGGGTgcggagactacttaaaaaaaaaaaaaaaaagttgttttgggatccccggatggctcagtcggttaagcttctgcctttggctcaggtcatgatctccccagggtcctgggattgagccatacatctggctcctggctcagtgggaagcctgcttctccctctccctctgcctccctcccccgcccctgctcatgctcttctctctctctctgtatctgtctcaaatgaataaataaaatcttttaaaaaaatttttacgtatacattaaaaaaagtacaaatgaaaGCAATCTATATGATTGGTATGCCCCCTTGCTTTATAAGTGAACTATTTCAGgcattcaaataaatataaataaaaatatagggctcctgagtggctcagtgggttaagcctctcccttcagctgaggtcttgatctcagggtcctgggatcgagccctgcatctggctctcttcagcagggagcctgcttctccctctctctctctctgcctgcctctctgcccacttgtgatctctccctctgtgtcaaataagtaaataatatttttaaaaatacatatatatataacaaacacCCTGTACTCATTAccccaataaaaaaattaaaaattacagataTGAGAGAAACTGGTGCTATGCTTGTTCCTAATTCCTGAATTGATCAATTGTAATTCCCATGCCTGTATTCATGGTTCTACTACATATGTATCCATTCGGATACAtaaaattgttttgttgttttaaatttaatatacatGGATACATggtattatacacacacacacacacatccttttaACTTTCATCTATCCACTTCATATTGCTTCATTTCTACTCTGAAGAGTATTCTGCTGCACACCTATCTCCCAAATTTATTTCTCCATTGCCCACCACAATGAATCCTGCAAGAAACAATCTGGAATATGACTCTGCCCATTAAAGTCAGTTCTAATTGGGTGATTCCTTCCCAGACCCTGCTCCAGATCAATTACAGTGGAATCTCTGGGGATGGGATCCAGGCACtggtgtttttaaaaaccatgctgggggcgcctgggtggctcagtgggttaagccactgcctttggctcaggtcatgatctcagggtcctgggatcgagtcccgcatcgggctctctgctcagcagggagcctgcttcctcctctctctctgcctgcctctctgcctgcttgtgatctctctctgtcaaataaataaataaaatcttaaaaaaaaaaaacaaaccatgctGGGGCTGCTGTGAACCGTAGTGTGTACGGTCATATACAGGAGGGAGTCTGGTACCTCAGCAATGATTCCGTGTCACCTGGAAGGCTCATGGGAGAGTATCTGATTCTGGGATGGAGGTTAAGaacctgcatttctaacaggtttCCAGGTCGGTGGGGGgttgctgctggtctggggaccaaaCTCTGAGAACCATGATCTATAGAGCACCtttattctttctccttccttccttccttccttcctttccttcttttagagagagaacacaagcagaggggaaaggagcagaagcagagggagaagcagactccccgctgaacaaggagcccaatgcagggcttaatcccaggaccctgaaatcacaacctgagccaaaggcagacgtttagccaactgaggcacccaggcaccccaagaggacctttattctttttttaacatctgcatagtattccatcctTTGGGTATTTAGTAGTTTCGTTAACCAGCACTCTAGTCTtggacatttgttttttttccatcttgttaCTCCAAAAAGAAAAGGTCCCTACTATGGAATATCGTTCAGCCGTAGAAAAGAATGAGGTACATATTAATTTGCTCGGGCTGCCATCCCAGAGGACCACAGACTAGGGAGCTTcctcaacagaaatttattttctcgcAGTTCTGGAGCCTAGGAATCTGAGATCTAGGGGTCACCCTAGCTCGTTTTTATTCTGAACATATAAAGCCTCTCTCCTTAGCTTGTGGATGACCATCATTTCCCTGTGTCTTCATGTGGTTCTCCTTCGTGTGagtctgtgtccagatttccttttttttttaaacgattttatttatttatttgacagagatcacaaggaggcagagagtcaggcacagaagggggagaagcaggctccctgccgagcagagagcccgatatggggctcgatccaaggactctgagatcatgacctgagccgaaggcagaggcttcaccactgagccacccaggtgccccaggattttctttcctttccttttctttttttttttttaagattttatttatttatttggcaaagatcacaagtaggcagagaggcaggcagagagaggaggaagcaggctccctgccaagcagagagcccggtgcggggctcgatcccaggaccctaagatcatgtcctgagctgaaggcagaggctttaacccactgagccacccaggtgccccagggatctTATTTCTACAtgtggtcacattctgaggtactgggaacCAGCACTTTAACATATGAATTGTTGAGGGGGGATGCAACTCAGTCCAACAGGACTGATACATGTTACAGTACGGATGAACCTCGAAAACGTGGTAAGTAAATGAATCCAGACACAAATGGTCACAAATAActccatttataggaaatatgCAGAATTAGGCAAAGTAGACTACTGCTTACCAGGATCTAAGGGGAGGGGGTAAGCGGGAGTTACTTTAACGGGGATGGAATTTCCTTTTGGGGCGAGAGAAATGCTCCAGAACTAGACAGAGGCGGTAGTTTCACAACACTATGGATGTGCTAAAGCCACTGcatagttcattttattttatttatttttttaaagattttatttatttatttgacagagagaaacacagcgagagagggaaaacaagcagggaaagtgagagagggagaatcaggcttcccgctgagcagggagcccgatgtggggctccatcccaggaccccaggatcatgacctgagccgaaggcagaggcttaacaactgagccatccagatgcccccattttattttttaattgtttttatttatttatttacttgagagagaaagaacacatgtgggtgggggaggaagagggagccaAAATCCCAAACAAACTTCCCGCTGAACgtagagcccggtgcggggcttgatctcatgaccccaagatcatgaaaccaagaatcagacgcctaactgactgtaccacccaggcaccccgactgttaacgttatttatatatttatatactatatatatatacttatgagggagagagattttgaagcagactccaccctgagcaaggagccaacatggggctcgatctcatgacgctgagattAGGACCTCAGCCAACACCCAGAGTCCCacgctcaactgattgagccacccaggcccccctggattgttcactttaaaatgattaactttaggggttgtgggatagagccctgtgtcagccgGGAgttcagcaagaagtctgctaaactttctctctccctctcctgctgcccctcccctccctgcgctctgtctctctctctctcaaataaataaataaaaacaaatctttaaaacaattaattTTATGCTAcataaattctaattttaattttaatttaaataaaatttcaatttaagggaagcaggccccctgctaagcagagagcccaatgaagggcttgatcccaggaccctgagatcatgacctgatctgaaggcagaggctttaacccactgagcaacccaggtgcccctgaaactttttttaactattattttttataaataactgCAGTGAGAAATACACTTTATGCTATGAACCAGAGGTGGCAGAATGTACTTTCCAAAGAGACCTCAACAGTatgccccaccccacacacaatTCTTTGTATGTGACTTTGAAAATCCTctgactgggggcacctgggttgctcagttggttaagcgtctgccttcaactcgggtcataatctcaggtcctgagatggagtccctcatcagcgctccctgctcagtgccccCCACCttctgctgctgcctctgcttgtggtctctcactctctctgtcaaataaataaataaaatctaaaaaaaaaaaaaaaaaaaaaaaagagagagagaactttaaaaagggagaaaacccTTTGATTGCATGACAATCTTTGACCCCTCCTCCTGAATCCAGACAACTCTGACGACTGACTCCGCCAACAGCATAGAGCAGAAATGAGGTCACGTGACCCCTGCGATTCAGTCATCAAAATGCCATGCCCTTCAGCCTAGAGCCCTTGGGACCCAGCTGCCATGTTGTAAGGAAGCTCAAGTTGGCTCACTTTCTTATTCAGCCAATAGCCTATCTGAGACTTCAGCCAGCATCAACGACAAGACATGAATGAAAGGAGATGCCTTCTGATGATTCTGGTAGCCAGGCATCAATTCATTCAACTTCAAATTCTTCCCAGCTGAAGCTGCAGAAAGCACAGAGTAGAGACGAGCCATCCATCCCCACTGCACACTGCCCAaatcccccctccttttttttttttttttttttttgcaaaattgtatttaaatccttgttagttaacatacagtacaatattgatttcaggagtagaattcagtggttcattgcttacatacaacacccagcactcatcacaaCAAGCGCCCTCCTTAATTTCCATCACCCATATagtccatcccccccacctctctccatcCACCCACAATTCGTTCTCTATAGTTAtgagtttcagttttttttttttaagattttatttatttatttgacagacagagatcacaagtaggccgagagacaggcagagagagaggaggaagcaggctccctgcccagcagacggcctgatgcgggactccatcccagaaccctaggatcgtgacctgagccaaaggcagaggatttaacccactgagccatccaggcgcccctagttatgagtttcttatggtttgtttccttctctcttttttcctcctttcccatgtgttcatctgttttgttttccaattccacataggagtgaaatcatacggtatttgtccttccctgacagacttattttgcttagcttaaGACCCTctatctagggatgcctgggcggctcagttggttaagcagctgccttcagctcaggtcatgatcccagcatccacattgggctccttgctcggcagggagcctgcttctccctctgcctctgcctgccattctgtctgcctgtgctcgctctctctccctctctctctgataaataaataaaatcttaaaaaaaaaaaagacctgctaTCTAGCTCCATCCACCTCACTGCAAAAGGCgagatttcgttctttttgatggctgagtcatattccattgtagagacacacaccacatcttctttatccagccATCATCAGATGGGCACCGcgcttgggctctttccatagtttggcttttgttgatgtccaaattcttttttaagattttatttatttatttgacagacagagatcacaagtaggcagagaagcaggcacagagagaggaggaagcgggctccctgctgagcagagagcccgatgcggggcttgatcccaggactctgggatcatgacctgagccgaaggcagaggctgaacccactgagccacccaggcatccctgatatCCAAATTCTTGACCTACACGCTCTATGAGCAAAATCAAAATGGTTGTTTGGGGCAAGGTTTGTTAGCGCCATTTGCAACTGGAACACgagcatatatatacatatatatatatatgtatatatatatatatatatagtatatgtgaTAGAATACAAGTTTTACCAAAGGATACTTAGCCTTACTACATGTGATGcaatctgatatttttattttattctattttttctatataaa from Neovison vison isolate M4711 chromosome 6, ASM_NN_V1, whole genome shotgun sequence encodes:
- the DAND5 gene encoding DAN domain family member 5 — translated: MFLGQLTTLLSLLSGARFHTGSGRPGLLGPPPQLWDATNQTRALGQGTLGSQGQSSALSSWKAFLGLQKTGLLGRGSQHHGQEVAPTVSLPLDPQEVAQEMCKAVPYTQVLSRPGCSSVHLRNHLCFGRCSSLYIPSSQPAPLVLCNSCVPARKRRTPVLLWCRASRPDSRRRMKTSTVLVEGCQCSPKA